In Hamadaea flava, a genomic segment contains:
- a CDS encoding ABC transporter substrate-binding protein, which yields MSEIGKPLIPRRSALRALGGLAVGGLTAGALSACDSAGSAGGPTGTISVGLLIPQTDELKAIGSDIYDGFKLYTDLNQPFGTYDISIVQAEERDKPAETKAAVESLIKKGVSAIAGVAQPETLLAIRDTVENAHIPLISAHQNPNALQSVLWIWSSSYVGKEPGVALGRYLQAIGASVAIVGSAELTSTDAVAGFHEGYAKAIEKSRVFKTSTQSVTSIVSAIEGIDPDAVFCALTGPTAFSFIKALRAAGVDAELYAPGDLTEGTALDGAISSLGEKTATGIYTAMNYSADLSNATNQLFASRFRSTVRRTPSSYAVAGWDAAQALDKAIRACGEAQPSRDLINAKLGGLGQITSPRGTIAFNQTRTPLQKWYLRRVMKDGPKLANVTVRSLATLG from the coding sequence GTGAGTGAGATCGGCAAGCCTCTCATCCCACGTCGCAGCGCCTTGCGTGCCTTGGGCGGCCTCGCCGTCGGCGGGTTGACCGCAGGCGCGTTGAGCGCCTGCGACAGCGCTGGTTCGGCCGGCGGCCCGACCGGGACGATCTCGGTCGGCCTGCTGATCCCGCAGACCGACGAGCTGAAGGCGATCGGCTCGGACATCTACGACGGATTCAAGCTCTACACCGACCTCAACCAGCCGTTCGGCACCTACGACATCTCGATAGTGCAGGCCGAGGAGCGGGACAAGCCGGCGGAGACCAAGGCCGCGGTCGAGAGCCTCATCAAGAAGGGCGTCTCAGCGATCGCGGGCGTGGCACAGCCGGAGACGCTGCTGGCCATCCGCGACACGGTGGAGAACGCGCACATCCCGCTGATCAGCGCACACCAGAACCCCAACGCGCTGCAGAGCGTACTGTGGATCTGGAGTTCGTCCTATGTGGGCAAGGAGCCGGGCGTCGCGCTCGGCCGCTACCTGCAGGCCATCGGGGCGAGCGTCGCGATCGTCGGGTCCGCCGAACTCACCAGCACCGACGCCGTCGCCGGATTCCACGAGGGATACGCCAAGGCGATCGAGAAGAGCCGCGTCTTCAAGACCAGTACGCAGAGCGTCACCTCGATCGTGTCGGCGATCGAGGGGATCGACCCCGACGCGGTCTTCTGCGCCTTGACCGGGCCGACCGCGTTCTCGTTCATCAAGGCGCTGCGGGCGGCCGGAGTGGACGCCGAGCTCTACGCACCCGGCGACCTGACCGAGGGCACGGCGCTGGACGGCGCGATCAGCAGCCTCGGCGAGAAGACGGCGACGGGCATCTACACGGCGATGAACTACTCGGCCGACCTGTCGAACGCCACCAATCAGCTGTTCGCGTCCCGCTTCCGCAGCACCGTGCGGCGGACCCCCTCGTCGTACGCCGTGGCCGGCTGGGACGCCGCACAGGCGCTCGACAAGGCGATCCGCGCGTGCGGCGAGGCGCAGCCGTCCCGCGACCTGATCAACGCCAAGCTGGGCGGGCTGGGGCAGATCACCAGTCCCCGGGGCACGATCGCCTTCAACCAGACGCGTACGCCGTTGCAGAAGTGGTATCTGCGCCGGGTGATGAAGGACGGCCCCAAGCTGGCGAACGTGACCGTCCGGAGTCTGGCGACGCTCGGCTAG
- a CDS encoding ABC transporter permease gives MLAYLKFELRRMYREPRLIILTVAMPVILFLALGGSIKGNTPEETKDILAYLMVAWAAYGALLGTFSSGVGVSHERTAGWLRQLRITPLPPAVVVVTKAIACSLVAIPAVLVVSLIGMARDVDFGGGQLALLVLFMWLGSVPFALVGLAVGFVLPPNLAQPASFLVSFGLAFAGGIFISTDDMPKLMRQIVEWSPSFRFTQAGVSVLQQDSQSGAGWAIIAGWAVVFAALAALAYKRSAAAK, from the coding sequence ATGCTCGCCTACCTCAAGTTCGAGCTGCGCCGGATGTACCGCGAACCGCGATTGATCATCCTGACCGTGGCCATGCCGGTGATCCTCTTCCTCGCCCTGGGCGGTTCGATCAAGGGCAACACCCCGGAGGAGACCAAGGACATCCTCGCGTACCTGATGGTCGCGTGGGCGGCGTATGGGGCGTTGCTGGGCACCTTCTCCAGCGGCGTCGGGGTCTCCCACGAGCGCACGGCCGGGTGGCTGCGGCAGCTCCGCATCACCCCGTTGCCGCCCGCCGTCGTGGTGGTCACCAAGGCGATCGCCTGCTCCCTCGTGGCGATCCCGGCGGTGCTGGTCGTGAGCCTGATCGGGATGGCCCGGGACGTCGACTTCGGCGGCGGCCAGCTGGCCCTGCTGGTGCTCTTCATGTGGCTGGGCAGCGTCCCGTTCGCCCTGGTCGGCCTGGCCGTCGGCTTCGTCCTGCCGCCGAACCTGGCTCAGCCGGCCAGCTTCCTGGTCAGCTTCGGCCTGGCCTTCGCCGGCGGGATCTTCATCAGCACCGACGACATGCCGAAGCTCATGCGGCAGATCGTGGAGTGGTCGCCGAGCTTCCGGTTCACCCAGGCCGGCGTGTCGGTGCTCCAGCAGGACAGCCAGTCGGGCGCGGGCTGGGCGATCATCGCCGGGTGGGCCGTCGTGTTCGCCGCGCTCGCGGCGCTGGCCTACAAGCGCTCGGCAGCGGCAAAATAA
- a CDS encoding Lrp/AsnC family transcriptional regulator: MQLDEVDKRIIASLVSDARASYAEIGAIVSLSAPAVKRRVDRLRAAGVIKGFTAVVDPAAVGWTTEAFVELFCTGRTTPAQIAVAARRHPEVVGAYTISGRADALVHLRAADIAHLEQALERLRAEPFVTSTHSMIVLSRLVENPVP; this comes from the coding sequence TTGCAGCTTGACGAGGTCGACAAGCGAATCATTGCGTCGCTGGTGTCAGACGCCCGAGCCTCGTACGCGGAGATCGGCGCGATCGTGTCGTTGTCCGCTCCGGCGGTGAAACGACGAGTGGACCGGCTGCGCGCGGCCGGGGTCATCAAGGGGTTCACCGCGGTGGTCGATCCGGCCGCGGTCGGCTGGACGACGGAGGCGTTCGTCGAGCTCTTCTGCACCGGCCGGACCACCCCGGCGCAGATCGCCGTGGCGGCTCGGCGGCATCCCGAGGTCGTCGGGGCGTACACGATCTCCGGGCGGGCCGACGCGCTCGTGCATCTGCGCGCGGCCGACATCGCTCACCTGGAGCAGGCGCTCGAACGGCTGCGCGCCGAACCCTTCGTCACCAGTACGCACAGCATGATCGTGCTGTCCCGGCTGGTCGAGAACCCGGTGCCGTAG
- a CDS encoding YbjN domain-containing protein, translated as MTEFHLLDEPTTSDLAAKVTQAWRDFAGALAEALPTLPPKSELFLTVDPTAYGTGDVVYSVGVTVGEDNVLSAMAVGNGLLPTGYKLDRNAVAAMIELGWSPPGVIPGSREHFGQTATSELAPQLAVTLTRTLRDVYGAPHPAFVVYGARDDEEESITLTGLGTARPESSLALSEADLDLADGEDPDDDGLDLGERVRTVVAALLKTTPEELTVDQDGDIGIRAGSAMVFVKVRDNPPLIDVFSPLLTEVEPNEQLFVRLSELTNRMPIGRLYCTNGTVWASVPVMGRRFQATHLVLAIQVMTGLADELDDRLQGEFGGKRFYSEGDKPALPERTGMYL; from the coding sequence ATGACCGAGTTCCATCTGCTGGACGAACCCACCACGTCCGACCTGGCCGCGAAGGTGACCCAGGCGTGGCGGGACTTCGCCGGCGCGCTGGCGGAGGCCCTGCCGACGCTGCCGCCGAAGTCGGAGCTCTTCCTGACGGTCGACCCGACCGCCTACGGGACCGGCGACGTCGTCTACTCGGTCGGCGTGACCGTCGGCGAGGACAACGTCCTCTCGGCGATGGCCGTCGGCAACGGCCTGCTGCCCACCGGCTACAAGCTCGACCGGAACGCCGTCGCGGCGATGATCGAGCTGGGCTGGTCGCCGCCCGGCGTCATCCCGGGCTCCCGCGAGCACTTCGGCCAGACCGCCACGTCGGAGCTCGCGCCGCAGCTGGCCGTGACGCTGACCCGGACGCTGCGCGACGTCTACGGCGCCCCGCATCCGGCGTTCGTCGTCTACGGCGCGCGGGACGACGAGGAGGAGTCGATCACGCTCACCGGCCTGGGCACCGCCCGGCCGGAGTCCTCACTCGCCCTCTCGGAGGCCGACCTCGACCTCGCCGACGGCGAGGATCCGGACGACGACGGCCTCGACCTCGGCGAGCGCGTGCGTACGGTGGTCGCGGCGCTGCTCAAGACCACCCCGGAGGAGCTGACCGTCGACCAGGACGGCGACATCGGCATCCGGGCGGGATCGGCGATGGTCTTCGTGAAGGTCCGGGACAACCCGCCCCTGATCGACGTGTTCTCGCCCCTGCTCACCGAGGTCGAGCCGAACGAGCAGCTGTTCGTACGCCTCTCCGAGCTGACCAACCGGATGCCGATCGGCCGGCTCTACTGCACGAACGGGACGGTGTGGGCCTCGGTCCCGGTGATGGGCCGCCGCTTCCAGGCCACCCACCTCGTGCTGGCGATCCAGGTCATGACCGGCCTCGCCGACGAACTCGACGACCGGCTGCAGGGCGAGTTCGGCGGCAAGCGCTTCTACAGCGAGGGCGACAAGCCGGCGCTCCCCGAGCGCACCGGCATGTACCTCTAA
- a CDS encoding ABC transporter ATP-binding protein, which yields MTDALKLTGVTKDFGSVRAVDGIDLSIAPGETVALLGPNGAGKSTTINMMLGLLEPSAGTVEVFGTNPHKAVRAGRIGAMLQDAGFVPNATVRELVELARSIYPKPLPTGQILQTADLTDIANRRLDKLSGGQAQRARFAFALAGNPDLLVLDEPTSAMDVASRQAFWATMRSYAEGGRTVLFATHYLAEADDFADRVIVVAGGRIIADGSGAQIKKAVSGRTVSFDLDGDGTVGLDRFPGVTAVDIRGDRALLRSDDSDATVRALVTSGRAFANLEVAGAGLEEAFLALTSNDHLTSTASEA from the coding sequence ATGACGGACGCACTGAAACTGACCGGGGTCACGAAGGACTTCGGCTCGGTGCGGGCGGTCGACGGTATCGATCTGTCGATCGCCCCTGGGGAGACGGTGGCTCTGCTCGGCCCGAACGGCGCCGGCAAGTCCACCACGATCAACATGATGCTCGGCCTGCTGGAACCGAGCGCCGGCACGGTCGAGGTGTTCGGGACCAACCCGCACAAGGCCGTACGCGCCGGCCGGATCGGCGCGATGCTGCAGGACGCGGGCTTCGTGCCGAACGCGACCGTGCGGGAGCTGGTCGAGCTGGCCCGCTCGATCTACCCGAAGCCGCTGCCCACCGGGCAGATCCTGCAGACGGCCGACCTCACCGACATCGCGAACCGGCGGCTCGACAAGCTGTCCGGCGGCCAGGCGCAGCGCGCCCGGTTCGCCTTCGCCCTCGCCGGCAACCCCGATCTGCTGGTGCTCGACGAGCCGACCTCGGCCATGGACGTGGCCAGCCGCCAGGCGTTCTGGGCGACGATGCGCTCGTACGCCGAAGGCGGCCGGACGGTGCTGTTCGCCACCCACTATCTCGCCGAGGCCGATGACTTCGCCGACCGCGTGATCGTGGTCGCCGGCGGCCGAATCATCGCCGACGGCAGCGGTGCGCAGATCAAGAAGGCCGTCTCCGGGCGTACGGTGAGCTTCGATCTCGACGGCGACGGGACGGTTGGACTCGACCGCTTCCCCGGGGTGACCGCGGTCGACATCCGGGGCGACCGTGCCCTGCTCCGCAGCGACGACTCCGACGCGACCGTACGCGCCCTGGTGACCAGCGGGCGGGCCTTCGCCAACCTCGAAGTGGCCGGAGCCGGCCTCGAGGAGGCATTCCTCGCCCTGACCAGCAACGACCACCTGACCAGCACCGCCTCGGAGGCCTGA
- the ddaH gene encoding dimethylargininase has protein sequence MSPPEHFLVAYEINPWMRADQPVDRDRAVRQWDALRTALLDLGHHVHVLPSVAGLPDMVFAANGAFSVDGIVYGARFKYAERSAEADAHRAFYESAGGWKFVPPTQINEGEGDFAYLPGRGLILAGHGFRTETAAHAEAQEVLGRPVVSLRLVDERFYHLDTALAVLDDQRITYYPGAFSASSQRVLAQLFPDSVLADEADALAFGLNLVSDGHNVLVNTEATAYADKLTAAGYHPVPVDLSELKKGGGSVKCCVAELRAA, from the coding sequence ATGAGCCCGCCCGAGCACTTCCTCGTGGCATACGAGATCAACCCGTGGATGCGCGCCGACCAGCCGGTCGATCGTGATCGTGCGGTGCGGCAGTGGGACGCCCTGCGGACGGCGCTGCTCGACCTGGGCCATCACGTGCACGTCCTGCCGTCGGTGGCCGGGCTGCCCGACATGGTCTTCGCGGCCAACGGAGCGTTCAGCGTCGACGGGATCGTCTACGGCGCCCGGTTCAAGTACGCCGAGCGTTCCGCCGAGGCCGACGCGCACCGCGCCTTCTACGAATCCGCCGGCGGCTGGAAGTTCGTCCCGCCGACCCAGATCAACGAGGGCGAGGGCGACTTCGCGTACCTGCCAGGGCGCGGCCTGATCCTGGCCGGGCACGGCTTCCGGACGGAGACCGCCGCCCACGCCGAGGCGCAGGAGGTGCTCGGCCGCCCGGTGGTCTCGCTGCGCCTGGTCGACGAGCGGTTCTACCACTTGGACACCGCACTGGCGGTCCTCGACGACCAGCGGATCACCTACTATCCGGGCGCCTTCTCGGCCAGCTCCCAGCGGGTGCTCGCCCAGCTCTTCCCGGACTCGGTGCTGGCGGACGAGGCCGACGCCCTGGCCTTCGGTCTCAACCTGGTCAGCGACGGGCACAACGTCCTGGTCAACACCGAGGCGACGGCGTACGCCGACAAGCTGACCGCCGCCGGGTACCACCCGGTGCCGGTCGACCTCAGCGAGCTGAAGAAGGGCGGCGGCAGCGTCAAATGCTGCGTGGCCGAACTGCGCGCCGCCTGA
- a CDS encoding bacterial proteasome activator family protein, which yields MAEERAEDRNDDRATVVVVGPDGRPVGTVEVPQGEGGESVEEDPARLVEQPAKVMRIGSMIKQLLEEARSAPLDEAGRQRLAEIHRRSIVELEDGLAPELRDELERLSLPFDAQNTPSVDELRIAQAQLVGWLEGLFHGIQATLVAQQMAARMQLEQMRGGQQPRALPPGLTLPATGQQQPPTGDARGTGQYL from the coding sequence ATGGCTGAGGAACGGGCAGAAGACCGCAACGACGACCGGGCCACCGTGGTGGTCGTCGGGCCGGACGGGCGTCCGGTCGGCACGGTCGAGGTGCCCCAGGGCGAGGGCGGCGAGTCGGTCGAGGAAGACCCGGCGCGACTGGTCGAGCAGCCCGCCAAGGTCATGCGGATCGGCAGCATGATCAAGCAGCTGCTGGAGGAGGCCCGGTCCGCCCCGCTCGACGAGGCGGGCCGTCAGCGTCTCGCGGAGATCCACCGGCGGTCGATCGTCGAGCTGGAGGACGGGCTGGCCCCGGAGCTGCGCGACGAGCTGGAGCGGCTGTCGCTGCCGTTCGACGCGCAGAACACGCCCAGCGTGGACGAGCTGCGCATCGCGCAGGCCCAGCTCGTCGGCTGGCTGGAAGGGCTCTTCCACGGCATCCAAGCGACCCTGGTCGCCCAGCAGATGGCCGCGCGCATGCAGTTGGAGCAGATGCGGGGCGGGCAGCAGCCGCGGGCGCTCCCGCCGGGCCTGACGCTGCCGGCGACGGGCCAGCAGCAGCCGCCGACGGGCGATGCCCGGGGCACCGGCCAGTACCTTTAG